The proteins below are encoded in one region of Alistipes indistinctus YIT 12060:
- the murI gene encoding glutamate racemase: MNNAPIGVFDSGQGGLSVWSELYRRLPHESLLYYGDGKNCPYGNQPRERIVEYSDYAVRRMLSAGVKMVVIACNTATAAAIDHLRTTYDVPFVGLEPAVKPAVLTSRSGVVGILATAASLKGRLFRETSRKYADRARMIEQVGEGFVELVESDREDTPEAFETVSKLLGPMLEQGVDRIVLGCTHYPFLSGAMRRVIGDRDVRLVNPAPAIERRVEVLLEEFSLAAAEDHEPEYSFMTSADEEYLSRLIAKSERAKTLDLD; this comes from the coding sequence ATGAACAATGCACCGATAGGCGTTTTTGATTCGGGCCAGGGAGGATTGAGCGTGTGGAGCGAGCTGTACCGCAGATTGCCGCACGAATCGCTGCTCTATTACGGAGACGGCAAAAATTGTCCTTACGGGAACCAGCCCCGTGAACGAATAGTCGAATATTCCGACTATGCCGTGCGGCGCATGTTGTCGGCGGGAGTGAAGATGGTCGTGATTGCGTGCAATACCGCGACCGCAGCGGCTATCGACCACTTGCGCACCACTTACGACGTGCCGTTCGTGGGGCTCGAACCGGCCGTTAAACCGGCGGTGCTCACTTCTCGTAGCGGTGTGGTCGGGATTCTGGCCACGGCCGCTTCGCTCAAAGGCAGGCTTTTCCGCGAGACTTCCCGCAAATATGCGGACCGGGCGCGGATGATCGAGCAGGTGGGCGAAGGGTTCGTCGAGTTGGTCGAAAGCGATCGCGAGGATACTCCCGAGGCGTTCGAAACCGTATCGAAACTGCTCGGGCCGATGCTCGAACAGGGGGTGGACCGGATTGTATTGGGTTGTACGCATTATCCGTTTCTCTCCGGTGCGATGCGGCGCGTGATCGGAGACCGCGACGTGCGGCTGGTCAATCCCGCACCTGCTATCGAACGGCGCGTAGAGGTGCTGTTGGAGGAGTTCTCGTTGGCGGCCGCGGAGGATCACGAGCCCGAGTACAGTTTTATGACCAGTGCGGACGAGGAGTACCTCTCCCGGTTGATCGCCAAGAGCGAGCGGGCCAAAACATTGGATCTCGACTGA
- a CDS encoding FtsK/SpoIIIE family DNA translocase, with product MATAAKKKPAAAEGRQPRQQGLSDTQRWSYGFALLAVALFILVSVVSYFIYWSKDQAVARFGQVFDATQDPVSNWGGKLGAVTANYIVGEWFGLFGICIPIVLIVLSLRIMRYRPMLLRKSVRLMLVLMILGSLALGYIFGDAWGVFGTGLGGAQGIYVARWLNSLIGVLGTGLLLALAFVIYAVYINRNTIGVINRLGKGMVDNSKKLGEVITSTAADLLPHDSRKEGDESFDNVVGADVSAGKNGTKQTGEGESAGASASCPGSPLAPSGGQPGVITDEEGFSVIIPGASVPNTVGEDFYDQVPRVAEQTDEDGFVIIKPVEESDSNVQPLQPVTRVDENGFEITGLPVENSDASAPGLTGIFGTGSDAQISGSGMSVTAADGSSGAFEKVDENGFTIQYAAGDGEPEQPAGVSAGGWPDAPAAGAMPGDYPVRRNDGTDNPFKADPVPPFAETADSPSGVASGNVPSAGGADFVAAVPQDTAIESSADMTVDRLPGDKILSEEEIENALYDPTLDLSSYQRPPLELLEDHTVEVSVTSEEIVENKNRIKETLENFGIKIDKVKATIGPTVTLYEIVPAPGVRISKIKNLEDDIALSLSALGIRIIAPIPGKGTIGIEVPNKDKKVVSMFSVIKSAKFQESTYDIPVVLGKTIQDETFVIDLAKMPHLLVAGATGQGKSVGLNAIITSLLYKKHPSELKLVLVDPKKVELTLYGKLERHFLAKLPGEDDAIITDTHKVIYTLNSLCIEMDARYDLLRKAEVRHVKEYNDKFRHRKLNPQKGHRFLPYIIVVIDEFADLIMTAGREVETPIARIAQLARAVGIHLVIATQRPTTNIITGVIKANFPARIAFRVTSMIDSRTIIDQPGANQLIGRGDMLVSTGNDLTRVQCAFVDTPEIERITEFISNQRGYLGAYELPEYNPDSADNGGSAGGNRANDLSQLDAMFDEVAHFVVQNQQGSTSSIQRRFSIGYNRAGRIMDQLEMAGVVGRAEGSKPREVLIQDVMSLEHLLAHMND from the coding sequence ATGGCGACAGCGGCAAAAAAGAAGCCCGCAGCGGCGGAGGGGAGACAACCCCGGCAACAGGGACTGAGCGACACCCAGCGGTGGTCGTACGGTTTTGCATTGCTGGCCGTGGCCTTGTTCATACTGGTATCCGTCGTCTCCTATTTCATCTATTGGAGCAAAGACCAGGCTGTCGCCAGGTTCGGGCAGGTGTTCGATGCGACGCAGGATCCGGTGAGCAATTGGGGTGGCAAGTTGGGTGCGGTAACGGCGAATTATATCGTCGGCGAATGGTTCGGCCTCTTCGGGATTTGTATCCCGATCGTGCTGATCGTCCTTTCCCTGCGGATTATGCGTTACCGTCCGATGCTGCTGCGCAAGTCGGTGCGGCTTATGCTGGTGCTGATGATTCTCGGGTCGCTCGCGCTCGGCTATATTTTCGGAGATGCATGGGGCGTTTTCGGAACCGGGCTCGGTGGTGCGCAGGGGATCTATGTCGCCCGATGGCTTAATTCGCTCATCGGCGTACTGGGCACCGGACTGCTGCTGGCATTGGCTTTCGTAATTTATGCCGTCTATATCAACCGCAATACGATCGGCGTGATCAACCGCCTTGGCAAAGGGATGGTCGACAACAGTAAGAAGCTCGGTGAAGTGATTACTTCGACCGCTGCGGATTTATTGCCGCACGACTCGCGCAAAGAGGGTGATGAATCGTTTGACAATGTTGTCGGAGCGGATGTTTCTGCCGGCAAAAACGGAACGAAACAAACAGGAGAAGGAGAGAGTGCCGGGGCATCTGCGTCTTGCCCCGGTTCGCCTTTGGCACCGTCCGGGGGCCAACCGGGCGTGATTACCGACGAAGAAGGCTTTTCGGTGATTATTCCGGGGGCGTCGGTGCCGAACACGGTCGGCGAAGATTTTTACGATCAGGTACCGCGTGTGGCCGAACAGACCGATGAAGACGGTTTTGTGATCATTAAGCCCGTTGAAGAGTCTGATTCTAACGTGCAGCCTTTACAGCCGGTTACGAGGGTGGATGAGAACGGATTCGAGATTACCGGCCTGCCGGTTGAAAATTCGGATGCATCGGCGCCCGGGTTGACCGGGATTTTCGGGACGGGCAGTGACGCTCAAATTTCGGGATCGGGCATGTCTGTCACTGCGGCGGACGGAAGCTCCGGAGCATTCGAAAAAGTGGATGAAAACGGTTTCACCATCCAATACGCTGCCGGAGACGGAGAGCCGGAACAGCCGGCAGGTGTGTCTGCAGGAGGCTGGCCGGATGCCCCGGCGGCGGGTGCGATGCCCGGCGATTATCCCGTCAGGCGAAATGACGGAACCGATAATCCGTTCAAGGCCGATCCTGTTCCTCCGTTTGCGGAAACGGCGGACAGTCCGTCCGGAGTGGCGTCCGGAAATGTGCCGTCTGCGGGCGGAGCCGACTTTGTCGCGGCGGTGCCGCAGGATACCGCGATCGAGAGTTCGGCCGATATGACCGTCGACCGCCTGCCGGGAGATAAGATTTTGTCGGAGGAGGAGATCGAGAATGCGCTGTACGACCCGACGCTCGACCTGTCGTCGTACCAACGGCCGCCGCTCGAACTGCTCGAGGACCATACGGTGGAGGTGAGCGTGACCAGTGAAGAGATCGTTGAGAATAAGAACCGGATCAAGGAGACGCTGGAGAATTTCGGTATCAAGATCGACAAGGTGAAGGCGACGATCGGCCCGACCGTTACCCTGTACGAGATCGTCCCGGCGCCCGGCGTGCGGATCTCTAAGATCAAGAACCTGGAGGACGATATCGCGCTGAGTCTTTCCGCTCTCGGTATCCGTATCATTGCGCCGATTCCCGGCAAGGGTACGATCGGTATCGAGGTGCCGAATAAGGACAAGAAGGTGGTTTCGATGTTTTCGGTCATTAAATCGGCGAAATTCCAGGAGTCGACCTACGATATCCCCGTCGTACTGGGTAAGACGATTCAGGACGAAACATTCGTAATCGACCTGGCCAAGATGCCGCACCTGCTGGTGGCCGGTGCTACGGGGCAGGGTAAATCGGTCGGCCTCAATGCGATCATTACTTCGCTCCTGTACAAGAAACATCCTTCGGAACTGAAACTCGTGTTGGTGGACCCGAAGAAGGTCGAGCTGACGTTGTACGGCAAGCTCGAACGCCATTTTTTGGCCAAGTTGCCGGGTGAGGACGATGCGATCATCACCGATACGCACAAGGTGATCTATACGCTCAATTCGCTCTGTATCGAAATGGACGCCCGCTACGACCTACTGCGTAAGGCCGAAGTGCGCCATGTGAAGGAGTACAACGACAAATTCAGGCACCGCAAGCTCAACCCGCAGAAGGGACACCGGTTTCTACCCTATATTATCGTCGTGATCGACGAGTTTGCCGACCTGATCATGACCGCCGGCCGTGAAGTCGAAACGCCGATCGCGCGTATCGCGCAGCTGGCCCGTGCGGTGGGCATCCATTTGGTGATCGCCACGCAGCGCCCGACGACGAATATCATCACGGGCGTAATCAAAGCGAACTTCCCGGCGCGTATCGCTTTCCGCGTCACCTCGATGATCGACTCGCGGACGATTATCGACCAGCCGGGAGCGAATCAGTTGATCGGCCGCGGGGACATGCTCGTCTCGACAGGCAACGACCTGACGCGTGTGCAGTGTGCATTCGTCGATACGCCGGAAATCGAACGGATCACCGAATTCATCAGCAACCAACGCGGGTATCTCGGTGCTTACGAACTGCCCGAATACAATCCCGATTCGGCGGATAACGGCGGTTCGGCGGGCGGCAATAGGGCGAACGACCTTTCGCAGCTCGATGCGATGTTCGATGAGGTAGCCCACTTCGTCGTGCAGAACCAGCAGGGTTCCACTTCGTCGATCCA